One window from the genome of Bacteroidales bacterium encodes:
- a CDS encoding ISAs1 family transposase yields the protein MNKDDRLVSIFGNMEDSRSHINQLHNLEDILLIGIISVICGAETWKQMVEFATSKEEFLRKFLELKNGIPSDDTINRVFSSIDSSKFETCFIDWVNSISKLSKGQVIAIDGKTLRGAKSHGKKSPVHMVSAWADQNNLVLGQVRVNEKSNEITAIPILLETLFIEGNIITIDAMGTQTDIANKIIENKANYILAVKENQEQLLEEIKDEFRFSKNIETDTNIDYGHGRIETRKCSVISNFQFIENSNNKWNKLSQVIKIESLREFKNSDKLPEKAIRYYISSLTDTAVNHQKNIRSHWGVENKLHWTLDVAFSEDASRKRNNNAAQNYSILLKIALNLLKNEKTEKQGIAGKRLKAGWNEAYLLKV from the coding sequence ATGAACAAAGACGATAGATTAGTAAGTATATTTGGCAATATGGAAGACTCCAGAAGCCATATAAACCAATTACACAACTTAGAAGACATCCTCCTTATTGGAATAATTTCAGTCATCTGTGGAGCAGAAACATGGAAACAAATGGTTGAGTTTGCCACTTCAAAAGAAGAATTTTTGAGGAAATTTCTTGAATTAAAAAACGGGATCCCCTCTGATGATACCATAAACAGAGTCTTTTCATCAATTGATAGTTCTAAATTTGAAACCTGCTTTATAGACTGGGTAAATTCGATATCAAAACTTTCAAAAGGACAAGTAATTGCTATTGACGGAAAAACATTAAGGGGAGCAAAATCACATGGGAAAAAGTCGCCAGTACATATGGTTAGTGCTTGGGCAGACCAAAACAATTTAGTTCTAGGTCAAGTAAGAGTTAATGAGAAGTCTAATGAAATTACAGCAATCCCTATACTTTTAGAAACATTATTTATTGAAGGTAATATTATAACCATTGATGCGATGGGAACACAGACGGATATTGCCAATAAGATTATTGAAAATAAAGCAAACTATATTTTAGCAGTAAAAGAAAATCAAGAGCAATTATTAGAAGAGATAAAAGATGAATTTAGATTTTCAAAAAACATAGAAACAGATACAAACATTGATTATGGTCACGGACGAATTGAGACTAGAAAATGTTCTGTTATATCTAATTTTCAGTTTATTGAAAACAGTAATAATAAATGGAATAAATTAAGCCAAGTGATTAAAATAGAGAGTTTAAGAGAATTTAAGAACAGCGATAAACTTCCAGAAAAGGCGATTAGATATTACATTTCAAGTTTAACAGATACGGCCGTAAATCATCAGAAAAATATTCGTTCACACTGGGGAGTTGAGAATAAACTACATTGGACTTTAGATGTTGCTTTTTCAGAAGACGCTTCAAGAAAAAGAAATAATAATGCAGCTCAGAATTATTCAATACTTCTAAAAATCGCCTTAAATTTATTGAAAAATGAGAAAACTGAAAAACAAGGCATTGCGGGCAAAAGGCTTAAAGCAGGCTGGAACGAAGCCTATCTGCTAAAAGTGTAA
- a CDS encoding Fic family protein: MTKSARFSFIAPVFNGMNISEEGYITGYAAIIQKLQLKIPFPSPFAIVSQKAKRSEDENFIILPNSYLPEDSFSLSEIEALYKQLVFALKYEGVNLLVFSALVKHYSEKELNLLVSVEPTGQYSRRIWFLIEWFLGKELKAIPNLTKKSYVNVIDTSLQYAVKGIKSARHSVVNNLPGTIDFCPLIRKSPKLEQYIAENLSVKKNEYLKGIRKNILLRASAFLLLKDSKASFTIEGESPKSKRAARWGQAIGQAGMNDLSHEEFDRLQQIVIENPRFVDMGYRKKGGFVGDRDRETLSPIPDHISAKQNDIGRLMNGLIETNNLLLSNEIDAVLAASVIAFGFVFIHPFVDGNGRIHRYLIHHVLAKKQFSQQGLIFPVSASILNHIADYQKVLESYSVPLLDFIEWEETSDHNVEVINNTIDYYRYFDATKQAEFLYECVKDTIDNIIPEEVTYLIKYEEFKSYIDSTFEMPDSLVSLLVRFLEQNNGELSKRAKKN, from the coding sequence ATGACTAAAAGCGCCCGTTTTTCATTTATTGCGCCCGTTTTTAATGGAATGAATATTTCTGAAGAAGGATACATTACCGGCTATGCCGCTATTATTCAGAAATTGCAATTAAAGATTCCTTTTCCTAGCCCTTTTGCTATTGTTAGCCAAAAGGCAAAACGTAGTGAAGATGAGAATTTTATAATTCTTCCCAATAGTTATCTTCCTGAGGATAGTTTCAGTTTATCAGAAATTGAAGCCTTATACAAACAACTTGTGTTTGCATTGAAATATGAAGGTGTAAACTTATTAGTGTTTAGTGCTTTAGTGAAGCATTACTCTGAGAAAGAATTGAATCTGTTAGTGAGTGTAGAACCAACGGGGCAATATTCTCGAAGAATATGGTTTTTAATAGAATGGTTTTTAGGAAAAGAATTAAAAGCCATTCCAAACCTTACTAAAAAAAGCTATGTCAATGTAATAGATACTAGCTTGCAGTATGCTGTAAAAGGAATAAAATCAGCTCGTCATTCAGTAGTTAATAATTTACCCGGTACTATAGATTTTTGTCCTTTAATACGAAAATCACCCAAGCTAGAGCAATATATCGCCGAAAATTTGTCCGTAAAAAAGAATGAATATTTAAAAGGTATTCGAAAGAATATATTATTACGCGCCTCGGCTTTTTTACTTTTAAAAGATTCAAAAGCATCTTTTACTATTGAGGGGGAGAGTCCAAAAAGTAAACGAGCAGCTCGTTGGGGACAAGCAATAGGACAGGCAGGAATGAATGACTTAAGTCATGAAGAATTTGACCGTTTGCAACAAATTGTAATTGAGAACCCTCGCTTTGTAGATATGGGTTATCGCAAAAAAGGGGGATTTGTTGGTGACCGTGATCGTGAAACTTTATCACCGATTCCTGATCATATATCTGCAAAGCAAAATGATATAGGTCGATTAATGAATGGGCTGATAGAAACAAATAATTTACTGCTATCTAATGAAATAGATGCGGTATTGGCAGCTAGTGTAATTGCTTTTGGTTTTGTGTTTATTCATCCATTTGTAGATGGCAATGGCAGGATACATCGTTATTTGATACACCACGTTTTGGCTAAAAAGCAATTTTCTCAACAGGGTTTAATTTTCCCTGTTTCTGCATCAATTTTAAATCACATTGCTGATTATCAAAAGGTATTGGAAAGCTATTCAGTTCCATTATTAGATTTTATAGAATGGGAAGAGACCTCAGATCACAATGTTGAAGTAATAAATAATACAATTGATTATTATCGTTATTTTGATGCTACAAAGCAAGCTGAATTTTTGTATGAGTGTGTTAAAGATACTATCGATAACATTATTCCTGAGGAAGTGACTTATTTAATCAAATATGAAGAGTTCAAATCGTACATTGACAGTACCTTTGAGATGCCTGATAGTCTGGTATCCTTGTTGGTTCGTTTTTTAGAACAGAACAATGGTGAATTATCAAAACGAGCCAAGAAAAAT